A genome region from Arachis duranensis cultivar V14167 chromosome 8, aradu.V14167.gnm2.J7QH, whole genome shotgun sequence includes the following:
- the LOC107462404 gene encoding transcription factor bHLH30, which produces MEMEGFAASSERSSGVGGGYASSSSLVLDRVKGELVEAPVKLERKGVFPERTIEALKNHSEAERRRRARINAHLDTLRTVIPAANKMDKASLLAEVIRHLKELKTNAAQACQGLMIPKDNDELRVEEQEGGLNGFPYSIRASLCCEYKPGLLSDIRQALDALHLMIISAEIATLGGRMKNVFVIISCEEQSFEDAEYRQFLAGSVHQALRSVLDRFSVSQDILESRKRRRISIFSSSSLEDFL; this is translated from the exons ATGGAAATGGAAGGTTTTGCTGCTTCATCAGAGAGGAGTAGTGGTGTTGGAGGTGGGTatgcttcatcttcttcactGGTTTTGGATAGGGTGAAGGGTGAGTTGGTTGAAGCACCTGTGAAATTAGAGCGCAAGGGTGTGTTCCCTGAGAGAACCATTGAAGCTTTGAAGAACCACAGTGAAGCTGAGAGGAGGAGAAGAGCTAGAATCAATGCTCACCTTGATACACTCAGAACTGTCATCCCTGCTGCTAACAAG ATGGACAAAGCATCATTACTGGCTGAGGTTATTAGACATCTGAAGGAGCTGAAAACGAATGCAGCACAAGCATGTCAAGGCCTAATGATACCAAAGGACAATGATGAATTAAGAGTTGAAGAACAAGAAGGTGGATTGAATGGCTTCCCTTATTCAATAAGAGCATCTCTATGCTGCGAATACAAACCCGGCTTGTTATCTGATATAAGACAAGCACTTGATGCACTTCATCTTATGATAATAAGCGCAGAGATCGCGACGTTAGGAGGCAGGATGAAAAATGTGTTTGTGATAATCAGCTGTGAAGAACAGAGCTTTGAAGATGCTGAGTATAGGCAGTTCCTGGCCGGATCGGTTCACCAAGCTCTTAGGTCTGTTCTTGATAGATTTTCTGTTTCACAGGACATCTTAGAGTctagaaagaggaggagaattTCTATATTCAgttcatcatccttggaagattTTTTGTAA
- the LOC107462259 gene encoding uncharacterized protein LOC107462259 has translation MKTFNNNHICARRTKNRAANRKWLASKLVKKIRKYPNLKHGEASDYFKRKCDLDLNKSSLTRALSDARNIVYGDAAAQYTLLRDYAETLLKSNPGSTIKIGVKPQPEGEPIFEKMYICLDGCKKGFKAGCRPLIGLDGAFLKTHFGGQILAAVGQDANNHIYVIAWAIVEVENKENWRWFLELLLDDLGDVASNKWCFISDMQKGLIPAVCELMPGVHHRFRVWHLWKNFNKQWNTQELRTMLWECARETTRHGFEQKMEKVKRKNEEAWAYLNKWPKESWTKAYFSHDPKLDNICNNACKVFNARIKEYRKKPILTLLEEVRMFVMRTIAKNKVKLQHHIGRLPPIQRSKLEKIRKESQKWRPVWCGDDGYHRFEIHGFPTNMAVDLEKHICTCRFWQITGMPCVHACTAIARLNGNPEDYCHKWLTMDSYKETYKHSLNPIPGQAMWEKSQYSRPQAPKIRRKPGPLKQKRRKDADEDPSGSKKSKTDATKLPRKYNEFSCAYCGTKGHTKRSCSHRKADDIAAALAAAAAAVIAKEKQKGANAATNVATSAVAGVATSSTTGVATSAATNVATSAAPTNAPSEIVLSQTPFSQPDNGDQEQVTPTTRPDKLQPKRKASPVPGSSSVDPLQGASAGTSSRMAKFMKFVPTPGVKPAFKPPRKK, from the exons ATGAAAACATTCAACAACAACCACATATGTGCAAGGAGAACTAAAAATAGGGCAGCAAATAGGAAGTGGTTAGCCTCAAAGCTggtaaagaaaataagaaaatatcctAACCTGAAACATGGAGAAGCGTCTGATTACTTCAAGAGGAAGTGTGATCTTGACCTCAATAAGTCCTCTCTGACTAGAGCCTTAAGTGATGCAAGAAACATAGTATATGGAGATGCGGCAGCACAATACACACTTCTTAGAGACTATGCAGAGACACTATTGAAAAGTAACCCTGGATCAACTATTAAAATAGGAGTGAAGCCGCAGCCTGAAGGAgaaccaattttcgaaaaaatgtaCATATGCCTCGATGGATGcaagaaaggattcaaggctgGGTGTCGGCCTCTAATTGGGCTAGATGGAGCCTTTTTGAAGACACACTTTGGAGGACAAATACTAGCCGCAGTTGGACAAGACGCCAACAACCATATATATGTCATCGCTTGGGCCATTGTAGAGGTTGAGAACAAGGAAAACTGGCGATGGTTTCTGGAGCTTCTGTTAGATGATCTGGGTGATGTAGCCTCTAACAAATGGTGCTTCATTTCTGACATGCAAAAG GGGTTAATTCCAGCAGTCTGTGAATTGATGCCTGGAGTGCACCATAGGTTTCGTGTGTGGCACCTATGGAAGAACTTTAACAAGCAGTGGAACACGCAAGAGTTAAGAACCATGTTATGGGAATGTGCAAGAGAGACAACTAGGCATGGATTTGAACAGAAAATggagaaagtaaagagaaagaATGAGGAAGCCTGGGCCTACTTGAACAAATGGCCAAAGGAAAGTTGGACGAAGGCATACTTTAGTCATGATCCGAAGCTGGATAACATTTGTAATAACGCGTGCAAGGTCTTCAATGCAAGGATAAAGGAGTATAGGAAAAAGCCTATACTCACTCTACTAGAGGAAGTACGCATGTTCGTGAtgagaacaattgcaaaaaacAAAGTGAAGCTGCAACACCACATTGGCAGGTTACCTCCTATTCAGAGGAGCAAACTAGAGAAGATAAGGAAGGAGTCACAAAAATGGCGTCCGGTGTGGTGTGGTGATGATGGCTATCATAGATTTGAGATTCATGGATTTCCAACGAACATGGCTGTTGACTTGGAAAAGCATATATGCACATGCAGATTCTGGCAGATCACAG GCATGCCATGTGTCCACGCATGTACTGCAATAGCTAGACTCAATGGGAATCCTGAAGACTATTGTCACAAGTGGTTGACAATGGACTCATATAAAGAAACATATAAGCATTCCTTGAATCCCATCCCTGGACAAGCAATGTGGGAGAAGTCTCAGTATAGTAGGCCCCAGGCTCCCAAGATTCGGAGGAAGCCAGGTCCTTTGAAGCAGAAACGACGAAAGGATGCAGATGAAGACCCTTCAGGAAGTAAGAAGAGTAAGACAGATGCAACAAAGCTACCTAGAAAGTACAATGAGTTTTCTTGTGCTTACTGTGGGACAAAAGGTCACACGAAGAGAAGTTGCTCCCACAGAAAAGCTGATGACATTGCAGCTGCCCTTGCTGCTGCTGCAGCAGCTGTAATAGCTAAGGAGAAACAAAAGGGTGCTAATGCAGCAACTAATGTTGCCACTTCTGCAGTAGCTGGTGTTGCCACTTCTTCAACAACTGGTGTTGCCACTTCTGCAGCAACTAATGTTGCTACTTCTGCTGCCCCAACAAATGCTCCTTCGGAGATTGTGCTTTCACAGACCCCTTTCTCACAACCAGATAATGGAGATCAGGAACAA GTGACTCCTACAACGAGGCCCGACAAATTACAGCCTAAGAGGAAAGCATCTCCAGTCCCAGGATCATCAAGTGTTGACCCATTGCAAGGAGCAAGTGCTGGAACATCTTCAAGGATGGCTAAATTCATGAAATTTGTCCCAACACCAGGAGTGAAGCCAGCATTCAAACCTCCTAGAAAGAAATGA
- the LOC107462418 gene encoding ketol-acid reductoisomerase, chloroplastic yields MAAATSFSATITANSETLAGPVSGRTLAVANANANGNVSFRQSLSSSSSKLSFGALKCSRRNSTGALGACMVSAPAVKAPVSLDFNTSVFKKEKISLAGHDEYIVKGGRDLFHLLPDAFKGIKQIGVIGWGSQGPAQAQNLRDSLAEAKSDIVVKIGLRKGSRSFAEARAAGFSEENGTLGDIWETVSGSDLVLLLISDAAQADNYEKIFSHMKSNSILGLSHGFLLGHLQSLGLDFPKNISVIAVCPKGMGPSVRRLYVQGKDINGAGINSSFAVHQDVDGRATDVALGWSVALGSPFTFATTLEQEYKSDIFGERGILLGAVHGVVEALFRKYTENGVPEDLAYKNTVESITGIISKTISSKGMREVYYALDDTGKSIFEKAYSAAYYPCMEILYECYEDVASGSEIRSVVLAGRRFYEKEGLPAFPMGKIDQTRMWKVGERVRSTRPAGDLGPLDPFTAGVFVALMMAQIEILRKKGHSYSEIINESLIEAVDSLNPFMHARGVSFMVDNCSTTARLGSRKWAPRFDYILTQQALVAVEECVPVNRDLISNFLSDPVHGAIKVCAQLRPTVDISVPPDADFVRPELRQSN; encoded by the exons ATGGCGGCTGCGACGTCGTTTTCTGCCACAATCACCGCAAACTCCGAAACCCTAGCTGGGCCTGTTTCAGGAAGAACCCTCGCCGTTGCAAACGCCAACGCTAATGGAAACGTCTCATTCCGACAATCCTTGTCGTCATCATCCTCGAAGCTGAGCTTCGGAGCACTGAAGTGTAGCCGACGGAACTCCACCggagctcttggagcttgcatGGTGTCGGCGCCGGCTGTGAAGGCTCCCGTCTCGCTCGATTTCAACACCTCCGtcttcaagaaggagaagatCAGCCTCGCGGGACACGACGAG TATATCGTGAAAGGAGGTAGGGATTTGTTCCATTTGTTGCCAGATGCTTTCAAAGGGATTAAGCAGATTGGTGTTATCGGTTGGGGATCGCAG GGACCTGCTCAGGCTCAGAATCTCAGGGACTCGCTTGCTGAAGCTAAGTCTGATATTGTGGTCAAG ATTGGGCTCAGGAAAGGTTCTCGGTCATTTGCTGAAGCTCGAGCGGCTGGTTTTTCTGAGGAGAATGGGACTCTAGGTGACATATGGGAAACTGTCTCCGGCAGCGATCTTGTGTTGCTGTTAATTTCTGATGCTGCACAG GCAGATAACTATGAAAAAATTTTCTCCCATATGAAATCAAACAGCATACTTGGGCTGTCCCATGGGTTTCTTCTTGGGCATTTGCAGTCGTTGGGACTTGATTTTCCAAAGAACATTAGTGTAATTGCTGTGTGCCCAAAGGGAATGGGTCCATCAGTAAGGAGACTCTATgtacaaggaaaagatataaATGGTGCTGGAATTAATTCAAGTTTCGCAGTTCACCAG GATGTGGATGGTAGAGCTACTGATGTTGCTCTGGGATGGTCAGTTGCCCTTGGTTCCCCATTCACTTTTGCCACTACACTGGAGCAGGAATACAAGAGTGATATCTTTGGGGAGAGAG GAATTTTACTTGGTGCTGTTCATGGAGTTGTGGAAGCCTTGTTTAGAAAATACACTGAAAATGGAGTCCCCGAAGACCTAGCCTATAAGAACACTGTTGAGAGCATAACAGGAATTATATCTAAAACCATATCATCTAAG GGCATGCGGGAGGTATACTATGCTTTAGATGATACTGGGAAAAGCATATTTGAAAAGGCATATAGTGCTGCTTATTACCCGTGCATGGAGATTTTGTATGAATGCTATGAGGATGTAGCCAGTGGTAGTGAGATTCGCAGTGTTGTTCTGGCTGGCCGACGTTTTTAT GAGAAAGAGGGTCTACCTGCTTTCCCCATGGGTAAAATTGACCAGACCCGCATGTGGAAGGTTGGCGAGCGTGTCCGATCTACAAGACCAGCGGGTGATCTAGGCCCATTAGATCCATTTACCGCTGGTGTCTTTGTGGCATTGATGATGGCTcag ATTGAAATCCTGAGGAAGAAAGGACATTCCTACTCCGAAATCATCAATGAGAGTCTCATTGAGGCTGTTGATTCATTGAATCCTTTCATGCATGCTCGAGGTGTTTCCTTCATGGTTGATAACTGTTCAACCACAGCACGGTTGGGTTCGAGGAAATGGGCTCCCCGATTTGATTACATCCTAACCCAGCAGGCCTTGGTGGCAGTGGAAGAATGTGTGCCTGTCAACCGGGACCTAATCAGCAACTTCCTGTCAGACCCAGTGCATGGAGCCATTAAAGTCTGTGCCCAGCTGAGACCTACCGTTGACATCTCCGTGCCACCGGATGCAGACTTTGTTCGTCCTGAGTTGCGCCAGTCCAACTAG